The Vespula vulgaris chromosome 17, iyVesVulg1.1, whole genome shotgun sequence genome includes a window with the following:
- the LOC127070261 gene encoding EARP and GARP complex-interacting protein 1 isoform X2, which produces MRNYAKDSHWLICTGSCILDQRSGEIWSLQASPTESSLFITCYNSLNDEGTCQMKGALWKLPEIKEYTNDSIQLEMLAEIDTTKYGTDLKTIAYHPMDGTKAISVVDNRFALWDLANSRPQVIVSGILSGKNLPRFTNGKWNPHNGCNQFVTLDENNIQGWDLRAPSDPSWIISSAHSQIIRDLDFNVNRQYFLSTCGDDGYMKFWDIRVPSEPVLSRMEHSHWVWNIRINRFHDQLVLTSSSDSRVILYSIVSISSEPYGHIVSPEDDNGQGDEICQKDKLEDGVVERYEEHEDSVYAVEWSSADPWTFASLSYDGRLVINKVPRKYKYRIIL; this is translated from the exons ATGCGCAATTACGCCAAAGATTCTCATTGGTTAATATGCACAGGATCGTGTATACTCGATCAAAGAAGTG GTGAAATATGGTCCTTGCAAGCATCGCCAACtgaatcttctttatttattacatgttACAACAGTTTAAAtg atGAAGGAACATGTCAAATGAAAGGAGCACTTTGGAAATTACCtgaaattaaagaatatacaAATGACAGTATACAGTTGGAGATGCTAGCTGAAATTGATACAACAAAATATGGTACTGATTTGAAAACTATTGCATATCATCCTATGGATGGTACAAAAGCTATATCAGTTGTAGATAATCGCTTTGCTTTATGGGACCTTGCTAACAGTAGACcacaa GTTATAGTATCAGGTATTTTGTCTGGTAAAAATCTACCACGGTTTACAAATGGTAAATGGAATCCTCACAATGGATGTAATCAATTTGTAACGttagatgaaaataatattcaaggTTGGGATTTAAGAGCTCCATCTGATCCTTCATGGATAATTTCATCAGCACATTCACAAATAATtag AGATTTAGACTTCAATGTGAATCGGCAATATTTCTTATCTACCTGTGGTGATGATGGATATATGAAATTCTGGGATATTCGAGTACCAAGTGAACCTGTCTTATCACGTATGGAACATTCTCATTGGGTGTGGAATATAAGAATCAATCGTTTCCATGATCAGTTGGTTCTAACATCAAGTAGCGATTCTAgggttatattatatagtatcgTATCTATTTCTTCTGAACCATACGGGCATATAGTTTCACCAGAAGATGATAATGGACAAGGTGATGAAATATGTCAAAAagataa attaGAAGATGGAGTTGTTGAAAGATATGAAGAACACGAAGATAGTGTATATGCAGTGGAATGGTCCTCTGCTGATCCTTGGACATTTGCTTCATTGAGTTATGATGGCA
- the LOC127070261 gene encoding EARP-interacting protein homolog isoform X1, whose product MDNDTPLIYGLEFQTRALSAQTAETDIVRFLVGTQSLKFTNNQVHLVELNEETNGLNTQVFQHPIGEIWSLQASPTESSLFITCYNSLNDEGTCQMKGALWKLPEIKEYTNDSIQLEMLAEIDTTKYGTDLKTIAYHPMDGTKAISVVDNRFALWDLANSRPQVIVSGILSGKNLPRFTNGKWNPHNGCNQFVTLDENNIQGWDLRAPSDPSWIISSAHSQIIRDLDFNVNRQYFLSTCGDDGYMKFWDIRVPSEPVLSRMEHSHWVWNIRINRFHDQLVLTSSSDSRVILYSIVSISSEPYGHIVSPEDDNGQGDEICQKDKLEDGVVERYEEHEDSVYAVEWSSADPWTFASLSYDGRLVINKVPRKYKYRIIL is encoded by the exons atggataaTGACACCCCTTTGATATATGGGCTTGAATTTCAA actAGAGCACTATCGGCACAGACTGCAGAAACTGATATTGTTAGATTTCTAGTAGGAACTCAATCGTTAAAATTTACTAACAATCAAGTACATTTAGTTGAACTTAATGAAGAAACCAATGGTTTAAACACTCAAGTATTTCAACATCCGATAGGTGAAATATGGTCCTTGCAAGCATCGCCAACtgaatcttctttatttattacatgttACAACAGTTTAAAtg atGAAGGAACATGTCAAATGAAAGGAGCACTTTGGAAATTACCtgaaattaaagaatatacaAATGACAGTATACAGTTGGAGATGCTAGCTGAAATTGATACAACAAAATATGGTACTGATTTGAAAACTATTGCATATCATCCTATGGATGGTACAAAAGCTATATCAGTTGTAGATAATCGCTTTGCTTTATGGGACCTTGCTAACAGTAGACcacaa GTTATAGTATCAGGTATTTTGTCTGGTAAAAATCTACCACGGTTTACAAATGGTAAATGGAATCCTCACAATGGATGTAATCAATTTGTAACGttagatgaaaataatattcaaggTTGGGATTTAAGAGCTCCATCTGATCCTTCATGGATAATTTCATCAGCACATTCACAAATAATtag AGATTTAGACTTCAATGTGAATCGGCAATATTTCTTATCTACCTGTGGTGATGATGGATATATGAAATTCTGGGATATTCGAGTACCAAGTGAACCTGTCTTATCACGTATGGAACATTCTCATTGGGTGTGGAATATAAGAATCAATCGTTTCCATGATCAGTTGGTTCTAACATCAAGTAGCGATTCTAgggttatattatatagtatcgTATCTATTTCTTCTGAACCATACGGGCATATAGTTTCACCAGAAGATGATAATGGACAAGGTGATGAAATATGTCAAAAagataa attaGAAGATGGAGTTGTTGAAAGATATGAAGAACACGAAGATAGTGTATATGCAGTGGAATGGTCCTCTGCTGATCCTTGGACATTTGCTTCATTGAGTTATGATGGCA
- the LOC127070260 gene encoding uncharacterized protein LOC127070260 isoform X1: MMTAMARLPCKQSSPSQQQRVNNFGNSRNSYWDIQARHPTPPYVRNHHRHIDHTGKRKSAVELLQETKAFYVKSETVLDRKQELKNSGHLQVSQLSAPSAPPRLLRKCGNTTVPCSIQSPSPSQISNPVTPPCCWATCHDQDRTDGILSPQQTLPPALPPKSPRLVPVPQRRTISGPPSTTSGDQLQTKLRRLLNTDSKENVFFPESPTQACLQTTNGVTREEKFRYSPGSLSPGCRDDDRASHCTPPDVRFKFGRSNSHSHTSGPGSRKSITSPSAENTICHKSLPDLHTSTHRRASLSPRTSTKSPAKQSGHHYGANNCPDCETSSDYSEHSFKRDAVCYRSTRHIRRSLGSGGGDASSVLSSGGRTQKSSGSSKLSHGATARDSGGSSGHCTHRSEPPPRLQDYWTHVRRDSGASTQHSTDKNRSRKGSYASGTPPSVVRHYSPDSESSESQTDYSPTCNSRFSDGWKEGRGRPILRSKSDISDRYWRQDNGRTSKLSARTPRSVTQLENFFDRLGLDSDNYQLITEPDSKSSSPVFFDSVSSVDSALGLYSWIGNNQANQGSQWQNNNCSIGMGNDDSNQRVNDPPSIVERNARIIKWLCQCRKVQFGYS; the protein is encoded by the exons ATGATGACCGCCATGGCCAGGTTGCCTTGTAAGCAATCCTCGCCTTCGCAACAGCAAAGAGTGAATAATTTCGGAAATAGTCGTAATTCGTATTGGGATATTCAAGCTAGGCATCCAACACCACCTTATGTTAGAAATCATCATCGGCACATTGATCACACAG GAAAACGTAAGAGTGCAGTGGAATTATTGCAAGAAACGAAAGCATTTTACGTAAAAAGTGAGACTGTGCTGGATCGGAAACAGGAACTCAAGAATAGCGGTCATCTTCAAGTGTCTCAGCTAAGTGCACCTAGTGCACCACCTAGGTTACTTAGGAAGTGTGGAAATACAACTGTACCGTGCTCGATACAATCACCCTCGCCATCACAAATATCTAATCCTGTAACACCACCCTGTTGTTGGGCCACGTGTCATGATCAAGatagaa CAGATGGGATTTTGAGTCCTCAACAAACACTGCCACCCGCGCTGCCACCAAAGAGCCCACGTTTAGTCCCTGTTCCGCAGCGGCGCACTATTTCAGGGCCACCGAGTACTACGAGCGGGGATCAATTGCAGACAAAATTACGGAGATTACTCAACACCGATAGCAAGGAGAATGTCTTCTTCCCGGAAAGCCCAACTCAGGCTTGCCTTCAAACAACAAACGGTGTCACACGTGAGGAAAAGTTCAGATATTCACCTGGCAGCTTATCACCTGGTTGCCGAGACGATGACCGTGCGTCG CATTGTACACCGCCAGACGTTCGCTTCAAATTTGGTCGCAGTAATTCACATTCTCATACATCTGGCCCAGGCAGCAGAAAATCCATCACTTCTCCATCAGCAGAGAACACAATTTGTCATAAATCTTTGCCTGATCTTCACACTAGCACACATCGTCGAGCTTCGTTATCACCACGTACGTCGACAAAATCACCTGCTAAACAATCTGGGCATCATTATGGGGCTAACAATTGTCCAGATTGCGAGACTAGTTCGGATTATTCCGAGCATAGTTTCAAACGTGATGCTGTCTGCTATCGCag TACGCGTCACATCAGACGATCGTTAGGCTCTGGCGGTGGAGATGCTAGTAGTGTTCTATCCTCTGGTGGCAGAACACAGAAATCGTCTGGCTCGAGTAAATTGAGTCATGGCGCTACTGCAAGAGATTCTGGTGGATCCTCTGGGCATTGTACTCATCGTAGTGAACCACCACCAAGGTTACAG GATTATTGGACTCACGTACGTAGAGACAGTGGTGCATCTACTCAACATTCAACTGATAAAAATCGTTCAAGAAAGGGTAGTTATGCCAGTGGTACACCGCCTTCTGTCGTGAGACATTATAGTCCTGATTCTGAAAGCAGCGAGAGTCAAACTGATTACAGTCCTACTTGTAACTCTAG ATTCTCAGATGGTTGGAAGGAAGGACGTGGTAGACCAATTTTGAGATCAAAATCTGATATAAGTGATCGTTATTGGAGACAAGATAATGGTCGAACAAGCAAGTTATCAGCACGTACGCCACGTTCGGTGACACAGTTGGAGAATTTCTTTGATCGTTTGGGTTTAGATTCAGATAATTATCAACTTATCACTGAACCCGATTCGAAATCTTCGTCACCTGTATTTTTCGATAGTGTTAGCTCGGTCGACTCAGCATTAGGTCTTTACTCTTGGATTGGAAATAATCAGGCAAATCAGGGTAGTCAATGGCAGAATAATAATTGTAGCATTGGTATGGGTAATGACGATTCTAATCAAAGGGTTAACGATCCACCGAGCATCGTTGAACGAAATGCTCGAATTATTAAGTGGCTTTGCCAATGTCGTAAGGTACAGTTTGGTTACAGTTAA
- the LOC127070260 gene encoding uncharacterized protein LOC127070260 isoform X2, whose protein sequence is MMTAMARLPCKQSSPSQQQRVNNFGNSRNSYWDIQARHPTPPYVRNHHRHIDHTGKRKSAVELLQETKAFYVKSETVLDRKQELKNSGHLQVSQLSAPSAPPRLLRKCGNTTVPCSIQSPSPSQISNPVTPPCCWATCHDQDRNGILSPQQTLPPALPPKSPRLVPVPQRRTISGPPSTTSGDQLQTKLRRLLNTDSKENVFFPESPTQACLQTTNGVTREEKFRYSPGSLSPGCRDDDRASHCTPPDVRFKFGRSNSHSHTSGPGSRKSITSPSAENTICHKSLPDLHTSTHRRASLSPRTSTKSPAKQSGHHYGANNCPDCETSSDYSEHSFKRDAVCYRSTRHIRRSLGSGGGDASSVLSSGGRTQKSSGSSKLSHGATARDSGGSSGHCTHRSEPPPRLQDYWTHVRRDSGASTQHSTDKNRSRKGSYASGTPPSVVRHYSPDSESSESQTDYSPTCNSRFSDGWKEGRGRPILRSKSDISDRYWRQDNGRTSKLSARTPRSVTQLENFFDRLGLDSDNYQLITEPDSKSSSPVFFDSVSSVDSALGLYSWIGNNQANQGSQWQNNNCSIGMGNDDSNQRVNDPPSIVERNARIIKWLCQCRKVQFGYS, encoded by the exons ATGATGACCGCCATGGCCAGGTTGCCTTGTAAGCAATCCTCGCCTTCGCAACAGCAAAGAGTGAATAATTTCGGAAATAGTCGTAATTCGTATTGGGATATTCAAGCTAGGCATCCAACACCACCTTATGTTAGAAATCATCATCGGCACATTGATCACACAG GAAAACGTAAGAGTGCAGTGGAATTATTGCAAGAAACGAAAGCATTTTACGTAAAAAGTGAGACTGTGCTGGATCGGAAACAGGAACTCAAGAATAGCGGTCATCTTCAAGTGTCTCAGCTAAGTGCACCTAGTGCACCACCTAGGTTACTTAGGAAGTGTGGAAATACAACTGTACCGTGCTCGATACAATCACCCTCGCCATCACAAATATCTAATCCTGTAACACCACCCTGTTGTTGGGCCACGTGTCATGATCAAGatagaa ATGGGATTTTGAGTCCTCAACAAACACTGCCACCCGCGCTGCCACCAAAGAGCCCACGTTTAGTCCCTGTTCCGCAGCGGCGCACTATTTCAGGGCCACCGAGTACTACGAGCGGGGATCAATTGCAGACAAAATTACGGAGATTACTCAACACCGATAGCAAGGAGAATGTCTTCTTCCCGGAAAGCCCAACTCAGGCTTGCCTTCAAACAACAAACGGTGTCACACGTGAGGAAAAGTTCAGATATTCACCTGGCAGCTTATCACCTGGTTGCCGAGACGATGACCGTGCGTCG CATTGTACACCGCCAGACGTTCGCTTCAAATTTGGTCGCAGTAATTCACATTCTCATACATCTGGCCCAGGCAGCAGAAAATCCATCACTTCTCCATCAGCAGAGAACACAATTTGTCATAAATCTTTGCCTGATCTTCACACTAGCACACATCGTCGAGCTTCGTTATCACCACGTACGTCGACAAAATCACCTGCTAAACAATCTGGGCATCATTATGGGGCTAACAATTGTCCAGATTGCGAGACTAGTTCGGATTATTCCGAGCATAGTTTCAAACGTGATGCTGTCTGCTATCGCag TACGCGTCACATCAGACGATCGTTAGGCTCTGGCGGTGGAGATGCTAGTAGTGTTCTATCCTCTGGTGGCAGAACACAGAAATCGTCTGGCTCGAGTAAATTGAGTCATGGCGCTACTGCAAGAGATTCTGGTGGATCCTCTGGGCATTGTACTCATCGTAGTGAACCACCACCAAGGTTACAG GATTATTGGACTCACGTACGTAGAGACAGTGGTGCATCTACTCAACATTCAACTGATAAAAATCGTTCAAGAAAGGGTAGTTATGCCAGTGGTACACCGCCTTCTGTCGTGAGACATTATAGTCCTGATTCTGAAAGCAGCGAGAGTCAAACTGATTACAGTCCTACTTGTAACTCTAG ATTCTCAGATGGTTGGAAGGAAGGACGTGGTAGACCAATTTTGAGATCAAAATCTGATATAAGTGATCGTTATTGGAGACAAGATAATGGTCGAACAAGCAAGTTATCAGCACGTACGCCACGTTCGGTGACACAGTTGGAGAATTTCTTTGATCGTTTGGGTTTAGATTCAGATAATTATCAACTTATCACTGAACCCGATTCGAAATCTTCGTCACCTGTATTTTTCGATAGTGTTAGCTCGGTCGACTCAGCATTAGGTCTTTACTCTTGGATTGGAAATAATCAGGCAAATCAGGGTAGTCAATGGCAGAATAATAATTGTAGCATTGGTATGGGTAATGACGATTCTAATCAAAGGGTTAACGATCCACCGAGCATCGTTGAACGAAATGCTCGAATTATTAAGTGGCTTTGCCAATGTCGTAAGGTACAGTTTGGTTACAGTTAA